The DNA region TGACCTCAGTAAACGTGTCTGATACAATCCAAGCGTCAGTCGAGTGCTAAGCCATTATACACGACGGAAGACGTGTTTGATCCATTCAGTACTGGCTCAAACTCAGGAGGTGACCATGGACAAACTTCTTCTCAGGGTTTGCGAGGCCGCGGAAGTCGCGAGTGTCTGCCGCTCGAAGGCCTACGAGTTGGCCGCGTCGGGCGAGTGGCCGACGGTTCGAATTGGTCGCTCGGTGCGGGTCCACGGCCCTGAGCTTCTCGCGTGGATAGATGCGAGAGTCCGCTCGGAGGGCTTGGAGTGCGGGGCTGCCGGCGAGCGATCCGCTGGCATGGAGGCGCATCAGCGTGGGAACTCCTCAGCAAGTTGAGACCTCGACGCTCCAACGCGTCCTCGAAGCAGCGGAGGCGCACGGCAGGTCACCGCGTAGATTCGGTGAACGCTACATGGCCTTCTCTCCGCTTCGCGATGAGAAGCGCAGGTCGGTGTCGATCGGTCTGGGCGATGGCGGCAAGGTGCTCATCCACGACTTCGGTGGCGGTGACACGGAGGCGACCGTCCAGACCTGGGGTCTGACGATGAGCGATCTCTTCCCGCAGAGTAACGATGGTGCTCGCAGGAGGGTGGGGGGGCGCCTGTCCCCTCCGAAACGCGCGCAACGGTGCAACACCCCCTTGGGTTGACGCTCGAGCAGTACGCCGAGGCGAAAGGGCTGCCGCAGGAGTTCCTGTGCAAGATCGGTCTCTGCACCGCGAGGCACCAGAAGCAGCCCGCCGTCGAGATGCCCTACACGGATGAGGAGGGGACGGTCGTCGCTAAACGGTACAGGACCTCTCTCGAACGCGGAGAGGACATCGACAACCGGTTTCGGTGGCGGCGGGGAGACAAGCCGCGCCTGTATGGACTTGGCCGACTGGAGACAGCTCGACAGGCGGGCTTTATTGTCTTGGTCGAAGGCGAAAGCGACTGCCACACGCTGTGGTTCGCAGGGTTACCGGCTCTCGGTGTTCCAGGCGCAACGATGTGGCGCGACGAGTGGGCGACGTGCTTCGGCGGAATCCGAAAGGTGTATCTCGTTGTCGAGCCGGACGAGGGTGGCCACAAACTCCGTGCTGACGTATCGGCTTCGGCACTCAGAGACCGCCTGTACCTGGTTCACCTGCCAGGCTGCAAGGACCCATCAGAGCTCCATCTCGCCGACCCGCAGGGCTTCCGTGAGAGGTTCCGCGTCGTGCTTGAGCAGGCAACGCCACTCCGGCACGAGCTAGAGGCGGAAGCGAAGTCGCACTGGGAGGCTGCGTGGGAGCAGTGCCAGCTTCTGGCTGCGCACCCAGACATCCTTGAGCGCTTCGCCCAGGATCTCAAGGCATCAGGTTTCGCAGGCGACACGAACGTGGCAAAACTGCTCTTCCTCGTGCTCATCACGCGACTGCTTGACCGACCCGTCTCGGCGGCGATCAAGGGCCCTAGTTCAGCCGGCAAGAGCTTCGTCATCGAACAGGTTCTCAAGTTCTTCCCCACCAGCACTCACTACACACTCACCGCGATGTCTGAGAGAGCGCTTGCGTACTCCAAGGAGCCATTGGCGCACCGCTTCCTGGTGATCATCGAGGCGACGGGCATGTCCGGTGACATGCAGAGCTACCTAGTGCGCTCCCTACTCAGCGAAGGCCGTCTTCGCTATGAAACGGTTGAGAAGACAGGCAAAGGACTCCAGCCTCGCGTCATCGAGCGGGAGGGCCCAACCGGCTTGATCGTCACCACGACGGCCGTGAAGTTGCATCCGGAGAACGAGACACGGTTCTTCTCCTTAACCGTGACCGACACGACCGAGCAGACCCGGCTGGTGTTGCTTGCACAAGCGCAGGAACCTGGGAGCGCGATCGTGGATCACGCACCTTGGCATGCTCTTCAGGAGTGGTTGGACAGCGCCGAACGCACGGCGATCATCCCGTACGCCAGCGCAATAGCGCGTCTCCTACCAACACATGCAGTTCGCCTGCGAAGGGACTTCCCGGCTCTGCTGAGCCTTATCCGAGCACATGCGTTGTTGCACCAAGCAGGTCGAGAGAAGGACACACAGGGCGCGGTCATCGCGGCGCTCAGTGACTACGACATGGTACGAGCGCTAGTCAAGGAGGCCTTCTCAGAGGGCATAGAGGCGGCCGTTCCCAAGGCCGTGCGGGAGACGGTAGAGGCGCTAGAGGAACTGACGGACGAGGAGGGTGGTGCAGAGGGGACAGTGAGTGTGTCACGCCTAGCCCAGCATCTCGGCCTCGACAAGACCACAGTCAGCCGCCGCGTCAAGAGGGCCACCGACCTCGGTTTCGTGGTGAACGATGAGGAGCAGAAGGGGAAGCCGGCAAAGCTGCATCCTGCGGAGCCGATGCCCGCCGACCGCGATGTCCTGCCAACGGCAGGCGAGGTCGAGGAGGAGTGTTGCACTGTTGCATGGAACACCAGGCGGTTATCCCTGCCGATTGCCATGCAACAGTGCAACACCCCTCGCCGGGCCCCGACGTAGGGAAGCCGAAACCCTACATCACA from Fimbriimonadia bacterium includes:
- a CDS encoding helix-turn-helix domain-containing protein; the encoded protein is MDKLLLRVCEAAEVASVCRSKAYELAASGEWPTVRIGRSVRVHGPELLAWIDARVRSEGLECGAAGERSAGMEAHQRGNSSAS
- a CDS encoding MarR family transcriptional regulator, translating into MQHPLGLTLEQYAEAKGLPQEFLCKIGLCTARHQKQPAVEMPYTDEEGTVVAKRYRTSLERGEDIDNRFRWRRGDKPRLYGLGRLETARQAGFIVLVEGESDCHTLWFAGLPALGVPGATMWRDEWATCFGGIRKVYLVVEPDEGGHKLRADVSASALRDRLYLVHLPGCKDPSELHLADPQGFRERFRVVLEQATPLRHELEAEAKSHWEAAWEQCQLLAAHPDILERFAQDLKASGFAGDTNVAKLLFLVLITRLLDRPVSAAIKGPSSAGKSFVIEQVLKFFPTSTHYTLTAMSERALAYSKEPLAHRFLVIIEATGMSGDMQSYLVRSLLSEGRLRYETVEKTGKGLQPRVIEREGPTGLIVTTTAVKLHPENETRFFSLTVTDTTEQTRLVLLAQAQEPGSAIVDHAPWHALQEWLDSAERTAIIPYASAIARLLPTHAVRLRRDFPALLSLIRAHALLHQAGREKDTQGAVIAALSDYDMVRALVKEAFSEGIEAAVPKAVRETVEALEELTDEEGGAEGTVSVSRLAQHLGLDKTTVSRRVKRATDLGFVVNDEEQKGKPAKLHPAEPMPADRDVLPTAGEVEEECCTVAWNTRRLSLPIAMQQCNTPRRAPT